A single region of the Labeo rohita strain BAU-BD-2019 chromosome 3, IGBB_LRoh.1.0, whole genome shotgun sequence genome encodes:
- the si:ch211-66e2.5 gene encoding hemicentin-2 — protein sequence MLQRFFGCVYLSAVSQLVTLTGTQAECPVQLSQKSVVVEYGGSVAVNCTASVPHYGMGWEASEGGVDKTRDSVITWTVSDLREWDIKPICYINYKTTHDTLCEEELPVTIYKTPDSVSISIVNHRGPMKEGEQYELQCDVQDVAPVQNLTVKWYKGETLLDQTTFTDTSITPVNEVAKLLITAGRADDGAQYRCEAELDLGAEGPQPPPTVTSKPLSAEVNYKPKHSNSTETIIKNDEVMLNCTVMANPAPTYTWHSEHLKEEISSSTLPSSTLSPGEYTCTATNSLGSDSKVFIVKSTGSRPTFWTERMRNIKVQAEGELIVMRPTASIPLQALQYKAFVGCHCSLFLVAKQDRVGIPLASVYGLQQISSIFIKMKNNLLCFLGLSIIGIVSADSCSLEISPARVVVKFGDPVSVSCVASRPVRVLGWESVIAASHTQNDLSVQWRVDSLTDWIEEPICYGVFFTAPRQCEEKLNLVLYKKPDSVSISLVNHSSPVVEGREYQLQCEVQNVAPVQYLVLRWYRGKTEVYNHSFSELSPATPVQVSSTLLIVPNRADDGAQYRCEAELQLGAEGPQLPPTVQSEVLNIAVQYPPDFRSPEEEILDISEDSEIVLDCTAEGNPPPVYIWSSSNLQENTDNQPVLRAASLGPGEYTCTASNILGKKSKQFVIKHKSKGV from the exons ATGCTTCAGCGTTTCTTTGGATGTGTTTACCTCTCTGCAGTTTCACAGCTTGTGACTCTCACag GTACACAAGCTGAATGTCCTGTTCAGCTCAGCCAGAAGAGTGTTGTTGTGGAGTACGGCGGTTCTGTTGCAGTTAACTGTACCGCTTCTGTCCCGCATTATGGGATGGGATGGGAAGCCAGTGAGGGAGGAGTGGACAAGACCAGAGACAGTGTGATCACATGGACAGTGTCAGATCTGAGAGAATGGGACATAAAGCCAATCTGCTACATAAACTATAAAACAACCCATGATACACTGTGTGAAGAAGAGCTCCCAGTCACTATTTACA AGACTCCAGACAGTGTGTCCATCAGCATTGTGAATCACAGAGGACCAATGAAGGAGGGAGAGCAGTATGAGCTCCAGTGTGATGTTCAAGATGTGGCTCCTGTTCAGAATCTCACTGTCAAATGGTACAAAGGAGAAACTCTGCTGGATCAAACCACTTTCACTGACACCAGCATAACTCCAGTGAATGAAGTCGCCAAACTCCTGATCACTGCAGGCAGAGCTGATGATGGAGCTCAATACAGGTGTGAAGCAGAGCTGGATCTGGGAGCAGAAGGACCTCAACCTCCTCCTACAGTCACATCAAAACCTCTCAGTGCTGAAGTAAACT ATAAACCAAAACACTCCAATTCAACAGAGACCATCATTAAAAATGATGAGGTCATGCTAAACTGTACGGTGATGGCAAACCCAGCTCCTACGTACACATGGCACTCAGAGCATCTGAAAGAAGAGATCAGCTCCTCAACGCTCCCGTCCTCAACACTCAGTCCAGGAGAATACACATGCACCGCCACAAACTCTCTGGGAAGCGACAGCAAAGTGTTCATCGTCAAATCAACAG GTAGTCGTCCCACATTCTGGact GAGAGGATGAGAAATATTAAAGTGCAAGCAGAGGGAGAGCTGATTGTAATGAGGCCCACTGCTTCAATCCCCCTCCAGGCCCTTCAGTACAAGGCTTTTGTTGGCTGTCACTGTTCACTGTTTTTAGTTGCCAAGCAAGACCGAGTTGGAATTCCTCTTGCCTCTGTGTACGGACTACAGCAGATTTCATCtattttcatcaaaatgaaaaacaatctCTTATGCTTTCTCGGTCTATCCATTATCGGAATAG TGTCAGCTGACAGTTGCTCGCTAGAGATATCTCCCGCCAGAGTGGTGGTGAAATTTGGGGATCCGGTGTCGGTCAGCTGTGTGGCCTCTCGTCCGGTACGCGTGCTGGGATGGGAATCGGTCATTGCCGCATCACACACTCAGAATGACCTCAGCGTTCAGTGGCGGGTGGACAGTTTGACTGACTGGATCGAGGAGCCAATCTGCTATGGTGTTTTTTTCACTGCACCAAGACAGTGTGAGGAAAAGCTTAACCTTGTTCTATACA AGAAACCAGACAGTGTGTCCATAAGTTTAGTGAATCACAGCAGTCCAGTGGTGGAAGGAAGAGAGTACCAGCTACAGTGTGAGGTGCAGAACGTCGCACCTGTCCAGTACCTTGTTTTACGATGGTACAGAGGAAAAACTGAGGTTTACAACCACTCGTTCTCAGAGTTATCCCCTGCGACGCCGGTCCAGGTGTCCTCAACCTTGCTGATTGTCCCAAACAGAGCTGATGATGGAGCTCAGTACAGGTGTGAAGCAGAGCTGCAACTGGGAGCAGAAGGACCTCAACTTCCTCCAACAGTTCAGTCTGAAGTTCTCAACATTGCTGTTCAAT accCGCCTGACTTCCGCAGTCCAGAGGAAGAGATACTGGACATTAGTGAGGATAGTGAAATAGTACTGGATTGTACTGCGGAGGGTAACCCACCTCCTGTGTATATCTGGAGTTCCTCAAACCTTCAGGAGAATACTGATAATCAGCCTGTTTTGAGAGCTGCATCTTTGGGCCCAGGGGAATATACATGCACTGCATCCAATATCCTGGGGAAAAAGAGCAAACAGTTTGTCATCAAGCACAAATCCAAAG